The Candidatus Zixiibacteriota bacterium genome includes a window with the following:
- a CDS encoding ABC transporter ATP-binding protein codes for MSAVVETHGLTKRYRDKLAVNNLDLTVEEGEIFGFLGPNGAGKTTTILMLLGLTEPTAGSALVCGFDPTRQPLEVKRRVGYLPENPGFYEDLTARENLLYVARLNRIPEDEARRRIVDVLDKVGLTDDGRRLVREFSRGMKQRLGIAEVLIKEPRAVILDEPTLGIDPDGAIRILELIRNLNREHNLTVMLSSHALQQVQAICNRIGIIVRGRLVVQGQLDELGRAMLRERRYNFLVEVGNGSDDLERDLHSLSGVDEIERRAHGWLLRCTRDVRPDLLSLLAARHLPLLQLRSEDPTLEDIYLKYFREA; via the coding sequence ATGAGCGCCGTCGTCGAAACCCACGGCCTCACTAAACGTTACCGCGACAAGCTTGCGGTCAACAACCTTGACCTCACGGTCGAGGAGGGGGAGATTTTCGGCTTTCTCGGTCCCAACGGCGCGGGGAAAACGACGACCATCCTGATGCTGCTCGGTCTCACCGAGCCGACCGCGGGCAGCGCCTTGGTCTGCGGATTCGACCCCACGCGCCAGCCCCTGGAGGTCAAACGGCGCGTGGGCTACCTGCCGGAAAACCCGGGATTCTACGAGGACCTGACCGCGCGCGAGAATCTCCTGTATGTGGCGCGCCTCAACCGGATTCCGGAGGATGAGGCGCGGCGGCGCATCGTCGACGTTCTCGACAAGGTCGGGCTGACGGACGATGGGCGCCGGCTCGTGCGGGAGTTTTCGCGGGGAATGAAGCAGCGTCTGGGCATCGCCGAAGTGCTCATCAAGGAGCCGCGCGCCGTTATTCTGGACGAGCCCACGCTGGGAATCGACCCGGACGGGGCGATCCGGATCCTCGAGCTGATTCGCAACCTGAACCGGGAGCACAATCTCACGGTCATGCTCTCGTCGCACGCGCTGCAGCAGGTCCAGGCGATCTGCAACCGCATCGGCATCATCGTGCGCGGCAGGCTCGTCGTTCAGGGACAGCTCGACGAGCTCGGCCGGGCGATGCTCAGGGAGCGGCGGTACAACTTCCTCGTCGAGGTGGGCAACGGCAGCGACGACCTCGAGCGGGATCTGCACTCGCTTTCGGGGGTCGACGAGATCGAACGGCGCGCTCACGGCTGGCTCCTGCGCTGCACGCGGGACGTGCGCCCCGACCTTCTGTCCCTGCTCGCGGCCAGGCACCTGCCGCTCCTGCAGCTGCGCTCCGAGGATCCGACGCTCGAGGACATCTATTTGAAATATTTCCGCGAGGCCTAG
- a CDS encoding UbiD family decarboxylase, producing MAYRDLREYLAALERKGKLKRVKKEVDKDWEIAAVCRQLFKKIEPARRPALMFERVKGFEIPVVAGVLGASKEIYAIGLETDSVEGINRKWDRALEEPIPPRIVKTGPCKENIRHGDDVNILELPVPIWTVGQDPGPFFTSPYVVTKDPDTGIRNIGTYRMQVKGRNKTGFLIGKRQDAAWHIRKNNERNLPTPVAVVIGADPSIGYVSVSKMAEALDEYAVAGALRGEPVDLVPCETVPLEVPATAEIVLEGEIPPNSLEPEGPFGEYTGYMGPAGNEPYFNVKCMTFRNRPIYQAFISQMPPSESSCIRGVGREWPLYKHLKHALGLPVRDVRLKEAGGSGAYVVVSLKKQFEGQVRQLMYGIWSMRTGFGKITVVVDDDIDIWDDFAVDWALSWHVRPDRDVYIERDVQAVGLDPSQAPASVPQHHPSRYLGSRLAIDATRKHEYPAVSLPPREHLERVASQWQEYGIED from the coding sequence ATGGCTTATCGGGACCTGAGGGAGTACCTCGCCGCGCTCGAGCGCAAGGGCAAGCTCAAGCGTGTGAAAAAAGAAGTCGACAAGGATTGGGAGATCGCCGCGGTGTGCCGGCAGCTCTTCAAGAAGATCGAGCCGGCGCGCCGGCCCGCCTTGATGTTCGAGCGCGTGAAAGGGTTCGAGATTCCGGTGGTCGCCGGCGTGCTCGGCGCTTCCAAGGAGATCTACGCAATCGGCCTCGAAACCGATTCGGTCGAAGGGATCAACCGCAAGTGGGATCGCGCTCTCGAGGAGCCCATTCCGCCCCGCATCGTGAAGACCGGTCCCTGCAAGGAAAACATCCGCCACGGAGACGACGTGAATATCCTCGAGCTGCCGGTGCCGATCTGGACCGTCGGACAGGACCCGGGCCCGTTCTTCACCTCGCCGTACGTCGTGACCAAGGATCCGGATACCGGGATCCGGAACATCGGCACGTACCGCATGCAGGTGAAGGGCCGAAACAAGACCGGGTTCCTGATCGGCAAGCGCCAGGACGCGGCCTGGCACATCCGGAAAAACAACGAGCGCAACCTGCCCACCCCGGTCGCGGTCGTAATCGGTGCCGACCCCTCGATCGGCTACGTCTCGGTATCAAAAATGGCCGAGGCGCTGGACGAATACGCGGTCGCCGGAGCGCTTCGCGGCGAGCCGGTCGACCTCGTGCCGTGCGAGACCGTCCCGCTCGAGGTGCCCGCAACCGCGGAGATCGTGCTCGAAGGCGAAATCCCGCCGAACAGCCTGGAACCCGAAGGGCCGTTCGGTGAGTACACCGGCTACATGGGCCCGGCGGGCAACGAACCCTATTTCAACGTCAAGTGCATGACGTTTCGCAACCGGCCCATCTATCAGGCCTTCATCAGTCAGATGCCGCCGTCGGAATCGAGCTGCATCCGCGGCGTCGGACGCGAATGGCCGCTGTACAAGCATCTCAAGCACGCGCTCGGCCTGCCGGTCAGGGACGTGCGGCTCAAGGAAGCCGGGGGCAGCGGCGCCTACGTGGTGGTTTCCCTGAAGAAACAGTTCGAGGGGCAGGTCCGGCAGCTCATGTACGGGATCTGGTCGATGCGCACCGGCTTCGGAAAGATCACGGTGGTCGTCGACGACGACATCGATATCTGGGACGATTTCGCCGTGGACTGGGCGCTGAGCTGGCACGTGCGGCCCGACCGGGACGTCTACATAGAGCGGGATGTTCAGGCGGTCGGCCTCGACCCCTCACAGGCTCCCGCCTCGGTGCCCCAGCACCATCCGAGCCGTTACCTCGGCTCGAGGCTGGCGATCGACGCCACGCGCAAGCACGAGTACCCCGCGGTCTCGCTACCGCCCCGCGAGCATCTGGAGCGCGTCGCAAGCCAATGGCAAGAATACGGGATCGAAGACTAG
- the rpoZ gene encoding DNA-directed RNA polymerase subunit omega has protein sequence MSRITVEDCLRQVSNRFELVMLASKRARQLFKGAKPSIDSDNREVVVALREIAAGKVRKKPQEI, from the coding sequence ATGTCGCGGATAACCGTCGAAGACTGTTTACGGCAGGTTTCGAACCGTTTCGAGCTCGTAATGCTTGCGTCGAAAAGGGCGAGGCAGCTTTTCAAGGGCGCCAAGCCTTCGATCGACTCGGACAACCGCGAGGTGGTCGTCGCCTTGCGTGAAATCGCGGCCGGAAAGGTACGGAAGAAGCCTCAAGAGATCTGA
- a CDS encoding ABC transporter permease subunit has protein sequence MGIVFWKELADHFSSRRFMILLIIIVLSGLWAVYATGQAIRQNSESVPSQYVFLLLLTSSGETLFSLATFLGFFGPLVGITLGFDAISGEYARGTLSRVLSQPIYRDSLINGKFFAGLATVSILWSSILLLVIGLGITLLGFPPNAEEIWRMLIFITVGIFYVGFWLALALLFSLVFQRTVTAALASMAVWLFLALFVSIVSQAIGGLLVPDPSTPEQLARRSEIETIVSRISPSTLFSESVHILLNPAARVFGLALQSQAEGILPTPLALGQSLNLIWPHITTLFGLVAVCFGISYIIFMRAEIRA, from the coding sequence ATGGGAATCGTCTTCTGGAAAGAGCTGGCGGATCACTTCAGCAGCCGCCGTTTCATGATCCTGCTGATCATCATCGTGCTCAGCGGGCTGTGGGCCGTTTACGCCACCGGGCAGGCGATCCGGCAGAACTCGGAGAGTGTTCCTTCCCAGTACGTTTTCCTTCTCCTGCTGACCTCGAGCGGCGAAACGCTCTTTTCGCTCGCCACGTTCCTCGGATTTTTCGGGCCGCTCGTCGGGATCACCCTGGGCTTCGACGCGATCAGCGGGGAGTACGCGCGCGGCACGCTCAGCCGGGTGCTCTCGCAGCCGATCTACCGGGACAGCCTGATCAACGGCAAGTTCTTCGCCGGTCTCGCCACGGTCTCGATTCTCTGGAGCTCGATCCTCCTTCTGGTGATCGGCCTCGGAATCACCTTGCTCGGCTTCCCGCCCAACGCCGAGGAAATCTGGCGTATGCTGATCTTCATCACGGTGGGCATCTTCTACGTCGGTTTCTGGCTCGCGCTCGCGCTTCTGTTCTCCCTGGTTTTCCAGAGGACCGTGACCGCGGCGCTCGCGTCGATGGCGGTCTGGCTTTTTCTCGCGCTGTTCGTGTCGATCGTGAGCCAGGCGATCGGCGGCCTCCTCGTCCCCGACCCGTCGACGCCGGAGCAGCTGGCCCGTCGTTCCGAGATCGAGACGATCGTGAGCCGGATCTCACCGAGCACCCTCTTTTCCGAAAGCGTCCACATCCTCTTGAATCCCGCGGCGCGGGTGTTCGGTCTGGCGTTGCAGAGCCAGGCCGAGGGGATCTTGCCGACGCCCCTCGCCCTGGGGCAGAGCCTCAATCTCATCTGGCCGCACATCACCACGCTTTTCGGTCTGGTCGCGGTCTGTTTCGGCATCTCCTACATCATCTTCATGCGGGCGGAAATCCGCGCCTGA
- a CDS encoding LLM class flavin-dependent oxidoreductase, which produces MQVDIEFNSGAQLPLDAIPELARLAEEHGFGCAWGGEANNKDPTVMLSAIAAVTRRLKIGSAVYHILGRTPVTLALQAAGLNELSRGRFLLGVGVSNPTIARWHGLSLDHPMGRIEEYLEIVRRALSGEKLDFDGRYFSAHGFKMAFRPGENPVPVYLAAFGPKMSRLAGRIADGVLINMANPREIERIAEEARSGAAQAGKDPHRLEIICKVRCSIAASHGEAREALSHALTYYALADYYRDLLTRMGFGEEVEAMRAAWRAGGFHAARKLVTARLFDGLPLVAATSAAEVAEQIEPYRRAGATRVILPYVAATKDPVAELGNFLRYWNPALTGLQE; this is translated from the coding sequence ATGCAGGTGGACATCGAGTTCAACTCAGGAGCGCAGCTTCCTCTGGACGCGATCCCGGAGCTTGCCCGCCTCGCGGAGGAGCACGGCTTCGGCTGCGCCTGGGGCGGCGAGGCCAACAACAAGGATCCGACGGTCATGTTGTCGGCGATTGCGGCGGTCACCCGCCGGTTGAAGATCGGCTCGGCGGTCTATCACATCCTGGGACGCACCCCGGTGACGCTCGCACTCCAGGCGGCCGGCCTCAACGAGCTGTCCCGGGGGCGGTTCCTGCTGGGCGTGGGGGTTTCCAATCCGACGATCGCACGCTGGCACGGGCTCTCGCTCGATCATCCGATGGGCCGGATCGAGGAGTATCTGGAAATCGTCCGGCGCGCCTTGAGCGGGGAGAAGCTGGATTTCGACGGACGGTACTTCAGCGCCCACGGCTTCAAGATGGCGTTTCGCCCCGGGGAGAATCCCGTGCCGGTCTATCTCGCGGCATTCGGGCCGAAGATGAGCCGCCTCGCCGGACGGATCGCCGACGGGGTCCTCATCAACATGGCGAACCCCCGCGAGATCGAGCGCATCGCCGAGGAAGCGAGGAGCGGGGCGGCGCAGGCGGGCAAGGATCCGCATCGCCTGGAGATCATCTGCAAGGTCCGCTGCTCCATCGCCGCGAGCCACGGGGAAGCACGCGAGGCCCTGAGCCACGCGCTGACGTACTATGCTCTGGCCGATTATTATCGCGACCTGCTCACCCGAATGGGGTTCGGAGAAGAGGTGGAAGCGATGCGAGCGGCCTGGCGCGCCGGAGGTTTCCACGCGGCGCGCAAGCTCGTCACTGCCAGGCTGTTCGACGGATTGCCGCTGGTTGCGGCAACCTCGGCGGCGGAGGTTGCGGAGCAAATTGAACCGTACCGGCGGGCGGGGGCGACGCGCGTGATTCTTCCGTACGTTGCGGCCACGAAAGACCCCGTCGCGGAGCTGGGGAATTTTTTACGATACTGGAATCCGGCGCTCACCGGACTCCAGGAGTGA
- a CDS encoding SRPBCC domain-containing protein, whose protein sequence is MRFEKEVEIAAPREKVWNFIWDVDRFIACVPGCRDAKTLEAGKRYSATMVEKVGPFRVEFPTTIEVLEREELARVKARAAGADNKIGSRMKLDLDVRLREAGDRTILEFVADVDILGKLAALGHGIIKRKADQVLDEFAAAVKQKLEGDA, encoded by the coding sequence GTGCGTTTCGAGAAGGAAGTCGAGATCGCGGCTCCCAGGGAAAAAGTTTGGAACTTCATCTGGGACGTCGATCGTTTCATCGCCTGCGTGCCCGGCTGCAGGGACGCCAAGACACTGGAAGCCGGCAAGCGCTACTCCGCGACGATGGTCGAGAAGGTGGGGCCGTTTCGCGTCGAGTTCCCGACCACGATCGAGGTGCTGGAGCGCGAGGAGCTCGCGCGCGTGAAAGCGCGCGCCGCGGGCGCGGACAACAAGATCGGCAGCCGGATGAAACTGGACCTGGACGTGCGCCTGCGTGAGGCGGGCGATCGGACGATTCTGGAATTCGTGGCGGATGTGGATATTCTCGGCAAGCTCGCGGCCCTGGGACACGGCATCATCAAGCGCAAAGCGGATCAGGTGCTCGACGAGTTCGCCGCCGCAGTGAAGCAAAAACTGGAAGGAGACGCGTAA
- a CDS encoding xanthine dehydrogenase family protein subunit M, producing the protein MLRRFRLEEPRSVPEVSELLGRYGDSAKIYAGGTELLLAMKEGLVRYERLINVKGVPGLDGVRVEDGTLCVGSLCTHRRLERDPLVCERLPALAELEHNVANVRVREAGTIGGNLCFAEPHADPGTLLVALGASMRAERAGSKREIAAESFFVDAYETGLEPDEVLTEIRIPLPQPPSGIAYLKFGYLERPSVGVAVVVRSGASRAIEDIRVAVGCAGPAPRRAPEAEEILKGKTFDEAAPLLEQAGAAAARTARAISDLHGSQEYKEHIVGVLLKRAFQKAASQC; encoded by the coding sequence ATGCTGCGACGGTTTCGCCTCGAGGAGCCGCGAAGCGTACCCGAGGTCTCCGAACTGCTCGGCCGGTACGGCGATTCGGCGAAGATCTACGCCGGGGGCACGGAGCTGCTGCTGGCGATGAAGGAGGGGCTGGTCCGCTACGAGCGGCTGATCAACGTGAAGGGTGTCCCCGGGCTCGACGGGGTCAGGGTGGAGGACGGGACGCTCTGCGTCGGCTCTCTCTGCACGCACCGCCGGCTGGAGCGGGATCCGTTGGTGTGCGAGCGTCTGCCGGCGCTCGCCGAGCTGGAGCACAACGTCGCCAACGTGCGCGTGCGCGAAGCGGGGACGATCGGCGGTAACCTCTGCTTCGCGGAGCCCCACGCCGACCCTGGCACGCTGCTCGTCGCGCTGGGGGCCTCGATGAGGGCCGAACGGGCGGGGTCGAAACGGGAGATCGCGGCGGAGTCCTTTTTCGTAGACGCTTACGAGACCGGTTTGGAACCGGACGAGGTTTTGACCGAGATCCGCATCCCGCTGCCGCAACCGCCGTCGGGAATCGCGTACCTGAAATTCGGGTATCTGGAGCGGCCCAGCGTCGGCGTGGCGGTCGTCGTGCGCTCCGGCGCCTCGCGAGCGATCGAGGACATCCGCGTCGCCGTTGGCTGCGCCGGTCCCGCTCCACGCCGGGCGCCCGAAGCCGAGGAGATTCTCAAGGGGAAAACGTTCGACGAGGCGGCGCCCCTGCTGGAGCAGGCCGGAGCCGCCGCTGCCAGGACAGCGCGGGCGATCAGCGACCTGCACGGATCGCAGGAATACAAGGAACACATCGTCGGGGTGCTTTTGAAGCGCGCGTTTCAGAAGGCCGCGAGCCAGTGTTGA
- a CDS encoding RNA polymerase factor sigma-32, protein MAERKKEAPSKPPVSVVDLQDLDEDEAPEGEGRSLVPYDPLQRYLAEIRRFPVLSREEEFRLAVEFKEYGNLEAAYRLVTANLRLVVMIAREYQKAFKNLLDLIQEGNMGLMEAVKNFDPYRGVRFPSYAVWWIRAYIIRYIMNDWRMVKIGTTQAQRKLFFNLQKEKEKLEAEGLTPGPKLLAQRLNVREDEVVDMEQRLAHRDLSIDMPLGDDEDATLLNFLPDDRQTPEEQVAKNQYQALLREKMESFASGLKDKELVIYRERLLNEDPLTLREIGEKYGISRERVRQIEERLKKKLKAYLDKELKDFGSAVTGSG, encoded by the coding sequence ATGGCCGAAAGGAAGAAAGAAGCGCCAAGCAAGCCGCCGGTTTCGGTCGTAGATCTCCAGGACCTCGACGAGGACGAGGCGCCCGAAGGAGAAGGCCGTTCTCTCGTTCCCTACGACCCGCTCCAGCGATACCTCGCCGAGATTCGTCGTTTTCCCGTACTGAGCCGGGAGGAGGAGTTCCGCCTGGCCGTCGAGTTCAAGGAGTACGGCAATCTCGAGGCGGCATACCGCCTGGTCACCGCGAATCTGCGGCTCGTGGTGATGATCGCGCGCGAATATCAGAAAGCCTTCAAAAATCTCCTCGACCTCATCCAGGAAGGGAACATGGGGTTGATGGAGGCCGTCAAGAATTTCGATCCGTACCGGGGGGTTCGCTTTCCTTCGTACGCGGTATGGTGGATCCGGGCTTACATAATCCGCTACATCATGAACGACTGGCGGATGGTGAAAATCGGGACGACCCAAGCCCAGCGCAAGCTGTTTTTCAATCTGCAGAAGGAAAAGGAAAAGCTCGAGGCCGAGGGGCTCACTCCCGGACCGAAGCTTCTGGCACAGCGGCTGAACGTCAGGGAGGACGAAGTCGTGGATATGGAGCAGCGCCTGGCCCATCGAGATCTTTCGATCGACATGCCGCTCGGCGACGACGAAGACGCGACCCTGCTGAATTTCCTCCCCGACGATCGGCAGACTCCGGAAGAGCAGGTCGCGAAAAATCAGTACCAGGCGCTGCTGCGCGAAAAGATGGAGAGCTTCGCCAGCGGGCTGAAGGACAAGGAGCTCGTCATTTACCGCGAGCGGCTGCTGAACGAAGACCCGTTGACGCTGCGCGAGATCGGCGAGAAGTACGGTATCAGCAGGGAACGCGTGCGCCAGATCGAAGAGCGCCTGAAGAAGAAGCTGAAAGCCTACCTCGACAAGGAGCTCAAGGACTTCGGCAGCGCAGTGACCGGTTCCGGGTGA
- a CDS encoding RidA family protein: MPFELLNPEGLEPPVGYAHVARITGGTIVHVAGQAPFDANGAVVGKGDFVAQFAQVVRNLKTAVEAAGGHPRQYAALTIYVTDLNEYWGNKKALGAIYRQVFEKHFPAITLVEVRGLYNPDCKLEISGIAVID, from the coding sequence ATGCCGTTCGAGCTATTGAATCCGGAAGGGCTGGAACCTCCGGTGGGGTATGCCCACGTGGCCAGGATCACCGGCGGCACGATCGTTCACGTGGCCGGACAGGCACCTTTCGACGCCAACGGAGCGGTGGTCGGCAAGGGGGATTTCGTCGCTCAGTTCGCCCAGGTGGTGCGCAACTTGAAGACGGCCGTCGAGGCAGCCGGGGGCCATCCCCGCCAGTACGCGGCATTGACGATCTATGTGACGGATCTGAACGAGTATTGGGGCAACAAGAAGGCCCTGGGCGCAATTTACCGCCAGGTTTTCGAAAAGCACTTTCCCGCAATCACTCTGGTCGAAGTTAGGGGGCTTTACAACCCGGACTGCAAGCTCGAAATCTCGGGGATAGCCGTCATCGACTGA
- a CDS encoding (2Fe-2S)-binding protein, with protein sequence MLKGTVRRPDAQTIPVSFTLNGKPQDLEVEPHELLLDVVRDRLGLTGAKRSCDVQVCGACTLLVDGRPVSACTTLAFEVRGRSVLTIEGLAENGTLHPLQEAFIEHGGFQCGFCTPGMILAAKALLDENPNPTEAELKHFMHGNICRCTGYKKIIESIMAAAKKLRAKNS encoded by the coding sequence ATGCTGAAGGGGACGGTTAGACGACCGGACGCGCAGACGATACCTGTGTCCTTCACGTTGAACGGCAAGCCGCAGGACCTCGAGGTCGAGCCGCACGAGCTGCTGCTCGATGTGGTGCGCGACCGGCTCGGGCTGACGGGGGCGAAGCGGTCTTGTGACGTTCAGGTCTGCGGCGCCTGTACGCTGCTGGTCGACGGCCGGCCGGTGAGCGCTTGCACCACGCTGGCGTTCGAGGTCAGAGGCCGCTCCGTGCTGACGATCGAGGGTCTGGCGGAGAACGGCACGCTGCACCCGCTGCAGGAAGCCTTCATCGAGCACGGGGGCTTCCAGTGCGGCTTTTGCACCCCAGGGATGATCCTGGCGGCGAAAGCGTTGCTCGACGAAAACCCGAATCCCACCGAAGCCGAGCTCAAGCATTTCATGCACGGCAACATTTGCCGCTGCACGGGCTACAAGAAGATCATCGAATCGATCATGGCGGCGGCGAAGAAGCTGCGCGCGAAGAACTCGTAG